CGTTCTGCAGTGTCTGCAGTGCTTGGCGGTCATCGAGTCCCACGCAGCTGCATCTTAGGCGCGGTGCGCGCCGGCCGCCGCAATGCCGCCATGATCACCAGCGCCAGGCCGACGATAACCCAGCAACTGAGCACGATGATCGCGGTGTCGGCTCCGGCTCCGTTGAAGTAGGCCGTGGACCGCAGCAGGGTGGCAGTGGCTCCTTGGGGCAGCAGCTGGCCGAGCTGACCCCAGCCGGCCGGCAGCATCTCCGGTGCGGCCGTCAGCCCGGACAGCGGATTACCCAGGAGCAGGGCCAGCGCCGCGCCGACGGCCAGGCCGACCTTGCCGAACAGCGACCCGAGGCCGAGCATGAGCAAGCCGGCGGCGGCGATGCCCAGCGTCAGGCCTGCGGCGACTCCCCACAGATTCGAGTCGATCGAGCCGAACACGTACCGGAGCAGAGCCGCCACCGTGATACCCGCGAGTGCCGAGAACGCGATGGCGGCGGTCAGACGGGTCCACACTTCGCGCCGCAACGCCAGCACCAGCGCTGCCGCGGGCAGGATGCCGGCCAAGGTGATCGGCAGGGCCGACGCGGCCAGGCCGGTGCCGCGGGGATCCTGCGTGGTGGGCGGGGCCAGGTCCTCCGTATGCAAGGGCATGCCGGAGTGTGCTGCGACGCCGTTGCCGATCTGGGTGAGCAGCTGTGCAACGGCGGGGCTACCGCCGGTGGCGGTCAGCAGGGTGGGGCCCTGCGGCCCGAAGGCGATGCCGCCGTAGACATTCCGATGAAGAATCGCCTCACGTAGGGCGTTCTCGCCGGGGTAATAGGTGACCGAGAAGGCACCGGGGGCCTGCTGCTCGAGCCGCTCGGCGATCTGGCTCGTGGCGGCCTGGGGTCCCGCGACGCCGACCGGTACGTCGTGGGGTTTGGAGCGTGATGCGGGAAGCGCGAAAGCGATCGCCACGATCGCGATCGCGGCGGTCAGCGCGACGACGATGCCGGCTGCTCGCAGCGCGGCGGGCGGTTCGTGTACCGGTGCGGCGTGATGGGGCGTAGAGGCCTGGGTCGAGAGCATGTTCCCTCTTTTCATCCGACGTTGAATTAATCGGTTGAAGCGAGGGTATGCCCTGTTGAGCTAGATTTCAACAGCCATTGAAATGATAGTGTCGACGTATGGCTTCACCAGGGGAAACGACGAAGCGGCGCGGCCGTCGCCAAGGTGACCCGGTGTCGCGCGACGCGGTGCTGGCAGCGGCCAAACAGCGGTTCGCCGCCGAAGGGTACGAGAAGACGACGCTGCGGGCCGTCGCCTCGGACGCGCACGTCGACGCCTCGATGGTGCTCTACCTGTTCGGGTCGAAGGCCGACCTGTTCCGGGAGTCGCTGCGGCTGATCCTCGACCCCGACGTGTTGGTCGCCGCGCTGGACGGGCCGGCCGAGTCCATCGGTGAACGCATGGTGCGCGTCTATCTGAAGATGTGGGAATCTCCCGACACTGCGCCCAGCATGCGGGTGATGCTGCAGTCCGCCACCTCGAATTCCGATGCGCACGACGCGTTCCGGTCGTTCATGCAGGAGTACGTACTCGCCGCGGTCTCAGGCGTGCTCGGTGGTGGCGAGCAGGCCCGGCTGCGGGCCATGCTCGCCGCGTCAAGCCTGGTCGGTACCGCGATGCTGCGCTACGTGATGGCGGTGCCGCCGTTGGCGACGCTCGACGGTGAAGACGTGGTTCGGCTGCTCGCGCCGACCGTGACCCGCTACCTCACCGCCGATGCGGACGAGTTGGGGTTGCCGGATCTCTAGGCGGGCCAACGTGATTCATGATCGCGGAGTTCATCGGGACCAGCGTGACAGCGGGGCTACCGAGCTGAGGTTGTCGTACAGGAAGTGCGCGAACGTGACGGCCAGGATCAGGCCGGACATCGGCGGGGAAGTGGGGCATGCGCAATCGAGTCGGTAGTCGAAGGTCGCCTTCGTGAGCGCGCGCGTAAGCCTCGATTGGTTGGGTTGACTGCGTACTCGTGCAACCTCGGCACCGCCGGCGTCGTTGATCGGGACGTCGAGTTCCAACGCGGTGAACGGGGGAATATGGGTCCGTATTTTGCTGGTACCCATCGCTTGATCCTCACACTCCAGGTCGACGGACATCCAGGGAGTTCGAAAGTACTGCCAGTACGAGTTCGTCTGGCGGAGGCATCCGAGTTCGTTGCCCGCCGGGTCGTGAACCTGCAGGCAGTGACGGGCAAACGAGGTGCGGCCGGTAGATCGAGTGAACCGCAATAGCTGGATTCCGTTGGGCCGAACCACCTCGAACTCGAGCTTGCACACTGCCGCAGCCCCGAACGGGAATTCTCCCAGCGGTTGGATCAGCGCCAGTGGTTGTCCTTGCCGGTTGGTTATCGAACAACGGACATCGGAGCCGAAACCGCTGCGGATCGGTCGCAGGAACAGGGTGGGTTCCCCGAACGGGTACCCGTCTGCCGACACCGGCGGGGTAGGGAACGGCGTCGAGGACACCGGCTGGGCCGTGTGGTTGGTCCATTGTCGACCGTCGAAATACCGAATCTGTTGGGGATTCCAGGGATTGGTGAGCCAGCTGGGCGGCCCGGGTCGAGGAATGTCGATAATTCGGCCCTCCATGTCTGCCAAGGTCGGCGGCTCACTGCCAGTTACCACTGAAACGTAGAACGACGGAACGGCCAGGTCGACCACGGGCGCGCCGACACGGAGGCGGTGACAAGGATTCGTTGACTATGTCCCTCGGTGCGCATGCCGCGGCAGGGCCTGCGCCCGGAGGCGGGAAATTGACGCCGTCAATGCTCCTCGCTGGAATGCCGTGCGATGAGCGCGAGCTCGGCGTCAGAGGCCTGCTGAGGGGTCGCGAAGGGCATGTTGGTCGCGACGAAATTCCTGGCCTCCTTGGGATCCACCCCCTGCTCGACCATCATGTCAACTACTCCGGCGTGAACCACTGCCGTCGCTTTCGCGGCGGCAACTGCTGCCACGAATCGAATCTCGTCTGCCAATTGTCCCTCGGTCAACGTGGTCACTCTCGGGTCCAAATGAATCTGTGCGCCGATTTCGATGCATCGCCATCGGACCAGTACGTGCTGATCAGTTGTCCCGCGACGGCCAGCGCGGTCCACCGAGCGGTCCGCCCATCTGGATCCGGTCGTACATGTAGTGGGCGAAGGCGGTAGCCAGCATCAGGGCCGGGAGTGGAAATGACGTTGGCTCGGAGCAATCCAAGATGTAGTCGTAGTGCGGATTGCGTGATCCCGTGTGTGGGTGCCACCGCCGATCGACGTGAGCAACCACAGTGCCGGCCGCATCGAGGATGGGTTCGTGCACCTTCTTGTCCATTTGCCAGATGGTGGTTCCAATGTTGGACTGCCCGAGACGTTGTCCGCTGAACTCGAGGTCCATAGTCAAGGTGTAAATACGCCAGCGTGAACCACCTCGACGCAAACGTCCCAAGCCCTGCCCAGTGGGATCTTGCACGTCGATGGTCTGTCCGCTGTATCCCCCCGAGCTGATGAAGTACAAGAGCGGAGCCCCGTCGGGACGGGTCATAACGAATGTTTGGCCGGCGCTCCCCCGCGTGAGCCAGCCGATCTTGGTCGTCGGATGAATCGTCCCGATCTGCTGGCCGCGCACGTTCTCAACCCCGCACACGATGCTGGCGTCGTATTCAGTCGCGATGGCCCGCAAGACCAGGAGCTGCTCCCCGAAGGGGTAGCCGGTATCCCAGGCGTAGTCCGAGGGCGCCACCGGGGCGGGTACGGGTGTGGTGTGGCTGGACCACTGTTGGCCGTCAAAGTAGCGCAGCTGCTGTGGGTTCCAAGGATCGGCGAACCAGCCCGACGGTCCGACCGGTGGAATGCTGTTGTCGATGATTCGGCTCCTTCGCAGCTGCCAAGATCGGCCGCACCCGGGTTGTCGATGCTATCCGGGGTGTGGATTCGCTTGCCGCAGAAGGTAGAAGGCCCGCTGCTCAGCTACCCTCGAACTGATTCCGCCCCAACGTATCCAGGAATGTTGGCCCGCGTCGGTCGAGCTCACCTCGGTACACGTCGGCCCATGTGCTGAACGGGTGATGTGCCAGATGCTCATTGCGGAACCGGTCGTCCTCGGACACCTCGGAAACGCAGAATGACGGAATGGCGAGGTCGACCACCGGCCCGCCGCGCTCGACCTCGGAGAGCAACAGTGGCGCGTTTCTGCCGAGGAACTGATCGATGATCCAGCCATCTTCGCCCAACCACATCGAATAGCGGACTTTCGCGACGACAAATTCGGACCGGCGCACGATCTGGGCTGCGACCAACGGGTCGAGTTCACGCTCGGCCTCATATCGGGTGCCCCCGACCGCCGGCCCTTTCGCCGTCATCGTCCCGATCGACTCGTCACCCAGTGCGTCGGCGAGTTCGGCGGCAGTGGTGCCCAATTCTGCCGGGGCGGGCCCCTGCACGCGGACGCGAACGGCATAGCCGTCGGCCGCGAACAGATACGCCTGGACGATCAGTGCTGGTGCGGGATCCGACGCTGCCACTGCGGGCAATTCGCGGACAAAGAACTTCCGCTCGAATTCGAAATCACCGAAACCGGATTCGGACATGCGCACACCGTAGCCCGT
The window above is part of the Mycolicibacterium fortuitum subsp. fortuitum genome. Proteins encoded here:
- a CDS encoding membrane protein, coding for MLSTQASTPHHAAPVHEPPAALRAAGIVVALTAAIAIVAIAFALPASRSKPHDVPVGVAGPQAATSQIAERLEQQAPGAFSVTYYPGENALREAILHRNVYGGIAFGPQGPTLLTATGGSPAVAQLLTQIGNGVAAHSGMPLHTEDLAPPTTQDPRGTGLAASALPITLAGILPAAALVLALRREVWTRLTAAIAFSALAGITVAALLRYVFGSIDSNLWGVAAGLTLGIAAAGLLMLGLGSLFGKVGLAVGAALALLLGNPLSGLTAAPEMLPAGWGQLGQLLPQGATATLLRSTAYFNGAGADTAIIVLSCWVIVGLALVIMAALRRPARTAPKMQLRGTR
- a CDS encoding TetR family transcriptional regulator codes for the protein MASPGETTKRRGRRQGDPVSRDAVLAAAKQRFAAEGYEKTTLRAVASDAHVDASMVLYLFGSKADLFRESLRLILDPDVLVAALDGPAESIGERMVRVYLKMWESPDTAPSMRVMLQSATSNSDAHDAFRSFMQEYVLAAVSGVLGGGEQARLRAMLAASSLVGTAMLRYVMAVPPLATLDGEDVVRLLAPTVTRYLTADADELGLPDL
- a CDS encoding DUF2510 domain-containing protein, with product MEGRIIDIPRPGPPSWLTNPWNPQQIRYFDGRQWTNHTAQPVSSTPFPTPPVSADGYPFGEPTLFLRPIRSGFGSDVRCSITNRQGQPLALIQPLGEFPFGAAAVCKLEFEVVRPNGIQLLRFTRSTGRTSFARHCLQVHDPAGNELGCLRQTNSYWQYFRTPWMSVDLECEDQAMGTSKIRTHIPPFTALELDVPINDAGGAEVARVRSQPNQSRLTRALTKATFDYRLDCACPTSPPMSGLILAVTFAHFLYDNLSSVAPLSRWSR